In Flavobacterium sp. N1736, the following are encoded in one genomic region:
- a CDS encoding GNAT family N-acetyltransferase: MITIKECQKNQLDLLFEVAIESYNDTYQYLWSDNGKAYLAEFYKKEDFKKELSVSDIFYFLIYDADKAIGFFKLKNNEIKPYLKEQCTEIDKLYLLKEASNKGIGKIVMKFIISFCIKNKRPVLWLKTMERSDAKYYYEKQGFIEKEKNYLDYPTMKEEYRWILTMVKEIE; encoded by the coding sequence TTGATTACAATTAAAGAATGCCAAAAAAACCAGCTTGATTTATTATTTGAAGTTGCAATAGAAAGTTATAATGACACATATCAATATTTATGGTCAGATAATGGAAAAGCATATCTGGCCGAATTCTATAAAAAAGAAGATTTTAAAAAGGAACTTTCAGTGTCGGATATTTTTTATTTTTTAATCTATGATGCAGATAAAGCAATAGGATTTTTTAAATTAAAAAATAATGAGATTAAACCCTATTTAAAGGAACAATGTACAGAAATTGACAAATTGTACCTGCTTAAAGAAGCCTCTAACAAAGGAATTGGAAAGATTGTAATGAAATTTATAATCTCATTTTGTATAAAAAATAAACGTCCTGTTCTCTGGCTGAAAACCATGGAACGCAGCGATGCAAAATATTATTATGAAAAACAGGGATTTATAGAAAAGGAGAAAAATTATTTAGATTACCCAACAATGAAAGAAGAATACCGATGGATTCTCACAATGGTAAAAGAGATTGAATAA
- a CDS encoding murein L,D-transpeptidase catalytic domain family protein: MRVFFMALLLSLSSFTTYNVTEKKEILSEIEFARLTDHVSEIKSFTSSNIGYSKKIAFLVDMKIKSGKNRFFVYDLQNEKILDQGLVAHGSGSETGIKGDILQFSNTPNSNCTSLGRYTIEKSYNGVFGKAFRLNGLDETNNNAWKRAIVLHKYKEVPDEEKEYYIINSHGCPMVSEVFFKRLEKIIDSSDSKIMLYMYY; the protein is encoded by the coding sequence ATGAGAGTATTTTTTATGGCACTGCTTCTTTCTTTGAGTTCTTTTACTACCTACAACGTAACTGAGAAAAAAGAAATTTTATCTGAAATTGAATTCGCAAGACTAACAGATCATGTAAGTGAGATTAAATCTTTTACTTCGTCAAATATTGGCTACAGTAAGAAAATCGCTTTTCTTGTGGATATGAAAATCAAATCAGGAAAGAACCGTTTTTTCGTTTACGATCTTCAAAATGAAAAAATACTTGATCAGGGTCTTGTTGCACATGGTTCAGGATCAGAAACAGGAATAAAAGGTGATATCTTACAGTTTAGCAATACACCAAATTCTAACTGCACTTCTCTTGGACGTTATACTATTGAGAAATCTTATAATGGTGTTTTTGGAAAAGCTTTCAGGTTAAACGGTCTTGATGAGACGAATAACAATGCCTGGAAAAGAGCTATTGTATTGCACAAGTATAAGGAAGTTCCTGATGAAGAAAAAGAATACTATATTATCAACAGCCACGGCTGCCCAATGGTTAGTGAAGTATTTTTTAAAAGACTGGAAAAAATTATAGACAGTTCAGATTCTAAAATAATGCTTTATATGTATTACTAA